The Nisaea sediminum nucleotide sequence CTCGAAAGCCTTGTCATAGGCCGTCGCGGTGGTGCTGGCGCTGTATTGCGGGTAGAGCGCGACCAGCAGGACGCGCTCGCAGCCCTGTTCCTGCAGCGCGCGGATCCGGCTTTCGGTGCTCGGATTGCCGTAGCGCATGCCCCAGTCGACGACGATGTTCGGATGCTTTGCGGACAGTAAGGCGCCGAGCTTTTCCGCCTGACTGCGGGTATAAAACCGCAGCGGCGACTCGTCGGTTTCCTTCAGCCAGATCTGCTCGTAGGCGTGCCCGGTCTTGAACGGCCGGGTCGGCAGGATGAAGAGGTTGAGGATGATCTGCCATTTCAGCGGGTTCAGCTCGATCACCCGGCCGTCCGAGAGAAACTCCTTCAGATAGCGCCGGATCGACCAGTAGTCGGTCGCATCGGGGGTGCCCAGATTGAGCAGCAGGACGCCGATCTTCTCGTCCGCGAGGGCGGGATGGTCGGTGGGCAGGTGTCTCTTGGCGAAGGCCATCTGAACTTTCCGGAACGCTTCATTTCACAACGAGGTCAACATAGGGTCCGGAAGCGCTGGGACCAGTCCGAAAAATGCCGCAGGCGGATCAGTTTGCGATAATCCAACCCTGCAGGGCGGCGAACCCGGAGGCAGGGACGCCGACCAGGGTTACGCTGCTCCCGTCGGAGAGGCTGAGGATCGTGTCTCCGTTGCTCTCCGAAGCCGAATAGGTGAGGCCGCTCTCGAAGGCCAAGCTGTCGGTCCCGGAGACATAGTCTTCGACCCTGTCGTGACCTGTACCGAACGAAAAGACGAAGGTATCCGCCCCCGCGCCGCCGGACAGCATGTCGTTGCCGGTATTGCCCTCCAGCCGGTCGTCGCCGTCTCCGCCGTTCACACTGTCGTTCCCCTGGCCGCCATAAAGCGTGTCCTTGCCGAGATTGCCGAAGAGCCGGTCATTGCCCGAATTGCCGTAGACGATGTCCGAATTCTGGCCGCCATAGAGCCGGTCATCGCCATTGCCACCGATCAGGATGTCGCTGCCCTTGTTGCCATAGACGATATCGCTGTCATTTCCGCCTTCGAGCGTGTCTGCGTCCTGTCCACCGAACAGAGTGTCATTTCCGCCGCCACCGAAGAGGAAATCCGTTCCCTGGTTGCCGTAGACCAGGTCCTCTCCCCAGCTCGAGCCGACCGTGTCGTTTCCGCCGCCACCGGCCAGCGTGTCGTCTTCGTCACCGAGGGAGATGAACTGGATGGCATCGTCCGCGACCACATAGTTTTGACCCTCGCCGCCGGTGATCGAAGCGGCTCCGACGATGGCGGCAAAATCTATGTTATTGAGGTCGAGAATGTTATTGGTAGCGAGGCTCGAGGTATCGATCATCAGGGCGTGCGTGCCGATCGCGCTCGACGCGGTATCGAAAATCTCGACGGTCTCACCGTTCCCCGAGGTAGTCAGGGAAAGCGAGCGGACATCCATCGGGACATTACCTTTCCAGTCAAAGAAGGCGTCCGCATGACGGGTGAAGGCCTGCTGCTCTCTGGCATCCGTATCGCTTGCCTGAATGTGGGCATAGAGTGACTGCTTGGCTGCGTTGTCCGTTTCGGCGGTGCTGGTTCCCGAATTGAAAATCGATGCGCGGTCCGGGAGCGTCACGAAGACCGCGCTTCCGCTTCCCGTGTTGGCGATCAGTGTGCCGGTCGCACTAACCCCGCTTGTATTGCTGATGGTGTAGCTGGCTGTACCGCTCCCGGAGGTCGTCGTTACCCCGCCTGTGCCCTCAGATCCGGAAGAGGAAGCTGGAGCGGAGAAGGTAAGTGTGGTGTTCGTTCCGTCATAGGAGGCATTGATGGTGAGATTTGCGGCGGCACCCGCGACATTCAGCGTGCTGCCGCCGAGACTGATGGTGGTGCCTAGGGAGTTACCGTCGAGCCCAGAGCCGTCATAGCTCTTCACGAGAATGGCGTCGCCGACGGCGAGGCCGGAGACCGTATCCGTGTTGAAGTTGGCGGTGGATCCTTCGAAGGTGTCATTTCCGGCGCCGCCGCTCAGGGTGTCGGCGCCGCTGCCGGCGGAAAGCACGTCGTTGCCATCGCCACCGTCAAGTTTGTTGTTCCCGGAGGTCGCGATCAGCAAATCGTTCCCGGTGCCGCCGACAAGTACGTCATTGCCGGCATCGCCGGTCAAACTGTCGTCGCCGGAATCGCCGTATAATGAATCGTTGTCGCCGCTGCCAGCGAGACTGTCGTTGCCGGTGCCGCCATAGATCAGGTCATTGCCGGTGCTGCCGTTCGCGGTATCGTCGCCGTCACCGCCGTAAATGATGTCGTCGCCTGCTTGCGCCTGAATGCTGTCCCCGTCGGCGCCGCCGGAGATCGTATCGTCCAGGCTGCCGCCACTTAGCGTGTCTGCGCCGGCGCCGCCGTCGATCAGGTTGCCCGCATTGTCGGCCCCACCGGAGTCGCCGCCGAAAATAAGGTCTGCGCCAGTATTTCCGGATAGCTCATCCGCGCCGTCGCCGCCTGTAATCGTATCGTTGCCGTCTAAGGCGTCGATCGTATCGGCCGCTGCATCCGCGGTGATGTTGTCGCCGCCGGTAGTAATGGAGCCACCGATGATCCCAAGGCGGTACGGGTAGGCTTCAAGCGAGGTTTCGGAAAAGATCTTTGCGGCGGCCAGGAGGCCCAGCCAGCCAGCTGCGCCGCCGAGATCGCCGTTGGCGGCTCTCACAGGTGCGCCAAGCATGCGTCGAAGCGCGTTTACAAACCGCGTTCCCGCCGCACCTGCACCAGTTGCACAGGACACCAGCAGCAATTCGCCGTCTTCGCTTAAGGTATTGCCAATTCGCGTGAGAAGATGCCCGCGGCTCTCCAAGGACGTCTCGGTGATCTCGTTATTGGCGAGTTGGATCGCGCCCGGCCGACCGTGACAGAGGATAGAAATTCTCCGGGCCGGCGAATTTTTCTCTGCATAACGAGCGATCTGCTCGAAGGGATCCCGGTCTGCCGCGAGCCGGACAACCCGCACACCCGAAGCTCGTCCTGTGGCCAGGATATGCGCTTCCTGGACGCCGGTGTCGACGAAGACGATATCGGTAGGCGATCGGTCCCGCATTGCGCTCCCCAGCACGCGATAACTCGTATTTTGGTTAATTGTTCCTCGCTTTGTTGTGCATATGTCAATGCGCCAGAGCGGAGTTCTCAGCCATTTTGCGATGCTGCAAGAAACACTGGAGCGAACTCCCCGGCTTCAGTGGCCCGGTGCGTACACAAACAATCTGAAATCATAGCCTGGAAACAGTGCGGCCCCGCCGGAGCGGGGCCTCGTCACGTTCGCGAGATTGTCAGTGCTGACCCGCCAGTCAGCGCGGGGCGATGACCATGATCATCTGCCGGCCTTCCATTTTCGGATGGGATTCTACCTTGGCGGCTTCTTCCATTTCATCCCGGACCCGGTTCAGCACGTCCATGCCGAGTTCCTGGTGCGCCATCTCGCGCCCGCGGAACCGCATCGTAACCTTCACCTTGTCGCCCTCGCCGATGAACTTGCGGACGTTCTTCATCTTCACCTGGAAATCGTGCTCGTCGATATTCGGACGGAGCTTGATCTCCTTGATCTCGATGACCTTCTGCTTCTTCTTGGCTTCGTTCTTCTTTTTCTGCGCCTCGTACTTGTACTTGCCGTAGTCGAGGATCTTGCAGACGGGCGGGTCCGCGTTCGGAGAAACCTCGACCAGATCGAGACCGAATTCCTCTGCGCGCCGGATACCTTCCTGAACGGTCATCACGCCAAGCATTTCCCCTTCGGGGTCGATGCAGCGGACTTTGTCGACGGAAATATCGTGGTTCACCCGCGGGCCGTCCTTGGCCGGCGGCTGATTAAATGGTGGTCTGGCGATCTAACGCCTCCTTCATTCACTGTTTCAGTTACGGTTAGAGCATGAAAACACGGCCCGGATCAAAGGTGATCCGGGGCCGACGCTTCATCCTTAAGTCTAGTAATGGCTTCGTCAAGCGCAAGGACTTCTTGAGCCTGACCGCCGAGCCGCCGCAGCGCCACCATGCCTTCCTCCGCCTCGCGGCGGCCGACGACGAGGATCGCCGGGATCTTGGCATTGGAATGCTCGCGGATCTTGTAGTTGATCTTCTCGTTCCGGCGGTCCATGGCGACGCGGAGCCCGGCCGCCTTGCAGGCATCCATGACCTTCGCGGCATACTCGTCCGCATCGTTGGTGATGGTCGCGACCACGCCCTGCACCGGCGCGAGCCAGAGCGGGAAGCGGCCGGCATACTGCTCGATCAGGATGCCGATCCAGCGCTCCATAGAGCCGAAGATCGCCCGGTGCAGCATGACCGGACGCTTGCGGCTGCTGTCCTCGGCGATATAGGAGGCGTCGAGCCGCTCCGGCAGGACGAAATCGACCTGCAGGGTGCCGCACTGCCAGTCGCGGCCGATGGCGTCGGTCAGCACGAATTCGAGCTTCGGACCGTAGAAGGCGCCTTCGCCCGGGTTCAGCGTGGTCTCGAGACCGGCCGCGTCGCAGGCATCGCGCAGCGAGCTTTCCGCCTTGTCCCAGATCGCGTCGGAGCCGGCGCGGACTTCCGGGCGGTCGGAGAATTTCACCCGCACGTCGGTGAAGCCGAAATCCTTGTAAACCGCGGAAAGCAGCTCGCAGAATTTCACGCTCTCGGAGGTGATCTGGTCTTCCGTGCAGAAGATATGCGCGTCGTCCTGGGTGAAGGCGCGCACGCGCATGATGCCGTGCAGCGCGCCGGAAGGCTCGTTGCGGTGACAGGAGCCGTATTCGGAAAGACGCAGCGGCAGGTCGCGATAGCTTTTCAGGCCCTGCTTGAAGATCTGCACGTGGCCCGGGCAGTTCATCGGCTTCAGCGCGAGCACCTTGTCGTCCTCGGCATTGGCCGTGAACATGTTCTCGCGGAACTTCTCCCAGTGGCCGGAGGCTTCCCAGAGCGAGCGGTCGATCAGCTGCGGGGTTTTCACCTCGTTGTAGCCGGCACGGTCGAGCTTCTTGCGCAGATGGTTTTCGATCGTGCGGTAGAGGGTCCAGCCGTGCGGGTGCCAGAAGACCGAGCCGACCGCCTCTTCCTGGATGTGGAAAAGGTCGAGTTCGCG carries:
- the infC gene encoding translation initiation factor IF-3, translating into MNHDISVDKVRCIDPEGEMLGVMTVQEGIRRAEEFGLDLVEVSPNADPPVCKILDYGKYKYEAQKKKNEAKKKQKVIEIKEIKLRPNIDEHDFQVKMKNVRKFIGEGDKVKVTMRFRGREMAHQELGMDVLNRVRDEMEEAAKVESHPKMEGRQMIMVIAPR
- a CDS encoding DUF4347 domain-containing protein — translated: MRDRSPTDIVFVDTGVQEAHILATGRASGVRVVRLAADRDPFEQIARYAEKNSPARRISILCHGRPGAIQLANNEITETSLESRGHLLTRIGNTLSEDGELLLVSCATGAGAAGTRFVNALRRMLGAPVRAANGDLGGAAGWLGLLAAAKIFSETSLEAYPYRLGIIGGSITTGGDNITADAAADTIDALDGNDTITGGDGADELSGNTGADLIFGGDSGGADNAGNLIDGGAGADTLSGGSLDDTISGGADGDSIQAQAGDDIIYGGDGDDTANGSTGNDLIYGGTGNDSLAGSGDNDSLYGDSGDDSLTGDAGNDVLVGGTGNDLLIATSGNNKLDGGDGNDVLSAGSGADTLSGGAGNDTFEGSTANFNTDTVSGLAVGDAILVKSYDGSGLDGNSLGTTISLGGSTLNVAGAAANLTINASYDGTNTTLTFSAPASSSGSEGTGGVTTTSGSGTASYTISNTSGVSATGTLIANTGSGSAVFVTLPDRASIFNSGTSTAETDNAAKQSLYAHIQASDTDAREQQAFTRHADAFFDWKGNVPMDVRSLSLTTSGNGETVEIFDTASSAIGTHALMIDTSSLATNNILDLNNIDFAAIVGAASITGGEGQNYVVADDAIQFISLGDEDDTLAGGGGNDTVGSSWGEDLVYGNQGTDFLFGGGGNDTLFGGQDADTLEGGNDSDIVYGNKGSDILIGGNGDDRLYGGQNSDIVYGNSGNDRLFGNLGKDTLYGGQGNDSVNGGDGDDRLEGNTGNDMLSGGAGADTFVFSFGTGHDRVEDYVSGTDSLAFESGLTYSASESNGDTILSLSDGSSVTLVGVPASGFAALQGWIIAN
- the thrS gene encoding threonine--tRNA ligase, which translates into the protein MPAITLPDGSVRSFDAAVTGAEIAADIGPGLAKAAIAVRINGKLSDLSVPIAEDSEVALVTKKNDEALELIRHDCAHIMAEAVLELYPETQVTIGPAIENGFYYDFYREEHFTPEDLEKIEQRMHEIVDRDEQISREEWDRDEAVLHYKKVHEPFKVELVETIPSGETISFYRQGGFLDLCRGPHMPSTKYTGHAFKLMSVAGAYWRGDSNRPQLQRIYGTAWPDQKQLDAYLHMLEEAEKRDHRKLGRELDLFHIQEEAVGSVFWHPHGWTLYRTIENHLRKKLDRAGYNEVKTPQLIDRSLWEASGHWEKFRENMFTANAEDDKVLALKPMNCPGHVQIFKQGLKSYRDLPLRLSEYGSCHRNEPSGALHGIMRVRAFTQDDAHIFCTEDQITSESVKFCELLSAVYKDFGFTDVRVKFSDRPEVRAGSDAIWDKAESSLRDACDAAGLETTLNPGEGAFYGPKLEFVLTDAIGRDWQCGTLQVDFVLPERLDASYIAEDSSRKRPVMLHRAIFGSMERWIGILIEQYAGRFPLWLAPVQGVVATITNDADEYAAKVMDACKAAGLRVAMDRRNEKINYKIREHSNAKIPAILVVGRREAEEGMVALRRLGGQAQEVLALDEAITRLKDEASAPDHL